A genome region from Etheostoma cragini isolate CJK2018 chromosome 4, CSU_Ecrag_1.0, whole genome shotgun sequence includes the following:
- the LOC117943909 gene encoding Krueppel-like factor 15, with product MVDNCPQSYRLSDMVTDLSSYQVMPSPFSEDDLSESSSPRSCSSPDSQVLSSSYGSNSSAESQDSILDHLLSQASLGGANCMLAGSEAPIALSTFFWDSRRDEPPKREPVKKEQFDFLTWSNVETEEQLVGSFQPTLEEIEEFLEENMDVVTMKQEIRAGCQGLGVEPEEALGLEVGLEWCTDTSLEPKLEPEATCSDHLAMAASSETKTTSVNHTHESSTGSKKALVNNTPSADSGGMPVILQIQPLEIKQEPTVALLTPVAQPPPPAPALDIKIAQLLVNIQGQTFALVPHILPSPSLNVSSKFVRIAPIPIAAKPLGLGDCSASQGTGVLVGGQKFQKNPVVDLIKMHKCTFPGCTKMYTKSSHLKAHLRRHTGEKPFACSWQGCGWRFSRSDELSRHRRSHSGVKPYQCLVCEKRFARSDHLSKHIKVHRFPRNSRTVRSAN from the exons ATGGTAGATAACTGTCCACAGTCCTACCGGCTGTCTGACATGGTGACAGACCTGAGCTCCTACCAGGTGATGCCGTCACCGTTTTCAGAGGATGACCTCAGCGAGTCGTCCAGCCCCCGTTCCTGTTCCAGCCCTGACTCCCAGGTGCTCAGCTCCAGCTATGGCAGCAACTCCAGTGCTGAAAGCCAGGACAGCATTCTGGATCACCTGCTGTCCCAGGCGTCTTTAGGAGGTGCTAACTGTATGCTGGCAGGGTCTGAGGCACCTATAGCATTATCCACGTTCTTCTGGGACTCACGGAGAGATGAGCCCCCCAAACGCGAGCCTGTAAAGAAGGAACAGTTTGACTTCCTGACCTGGTCCAATGTGGAGACAGAGGAACAACTTGTAGGGTCCTTCCAGCCCACTCTGGAAGAGATTGAAGAATTCCTGGAGGAGAATATGGACGTGGTAACAATGAAGCAGGAAATCCGAGCGGGTTGTCAGGGGTTGGGAGTGGAACCGGAAGAGGCTCTTGGTCTAGAAGTTGGCTTGGAGTGGTGCACGGACACCTCCCTTGAGCCTAAGCTAGAGCCAGAGGCCACTTGTTCAGACCACCTGGCCATGGCTGCCTCCAGCGAGACTAAAACTACATCAGTTAACCACACGCATGAGTCCAGCACAGGGTCCAAGAAGGCGTTAGTCAACAACACTCCATCAGCAGACAGTGGTGGGATGCCAGTCATCCTACAGATTCAGCCTCTCGAGATCAAGCAGGAGCCCACAGTAGCACTTCTTACCCCAGTAGCCCAGCCTCCACCGCCTGCCCCAGCTTTAGACATCAAAATTGCCCAGCTATTGGTCAACATCCAAGGTCAGACCTTTGCCCTAGTGCCCCACATCCTGCCCTCTCCCAGCCTTAACGTCTCCTCCAAGTTTGTCCGCATTGCTCCCATCCCCATTGCAGCCAAGCCTCTTGGGCTCGGGGATTGCTCAGCCAGCCAGGGCACAGGGGTGCTTGTTGGAGGTCAAAAGTTCCAGAAGAACCCAGTGGTGGACCTTATCAAAATGCACAAATGCACATTTCCCGGCTGCACCAAGATGTACACCAAGAGCAGCCACCTGAAGGCCCACCTGAGGAGGCACACGGGGGAAAAGCCTTTTGCCTGCAGCTGGCAGGGCTGTGGATGGAG GTTTTCCCGGTCAGACGAGCTGTCTCGTCATCGGCGTTCCCACTCAGGTGTCAAACCTTACCAGTGTCTAGTTTGTGAAAAGAGGTTTGCCCGCAGTGACCACCTGTCAAAACACATCAAAGTCCACAGATTTCCACGAAACAGTCGGACAGTTCGCTCAGCCAACTGA
- the si:dkey-156n14.3 gene encoding zinc finger protein ZXDC — protein MEIQGLAGAQNIHSQHGALHTTTLSPLRSATIPYFISTENETELPEPHSDGNNNNTRPRTSPFHLSAEDGSGGAASSPKSTDKTNLPGKGPSLGVYNVNTEKENELEALLGSQEFIRTAWKHGAESGETVMQMALPLFEGEEVPMPPQRHLTLPCPVLRQQREDGAFKQPSPASYCAAAPPGSFNTLHRADETPQELYVVFNVVQEDGNGEASKHRPDVSSECGGKHYLERSPGGSMEVANSTEANDNLNCIDTQALKKPHHVFSLISDNGNVTHAKQSGYHHTVEDVVLTNKYGDKICGQICTENNESKVIRELSPHSGVDESSALILRNSGVEEAMDTSEFIADSTGLRDSANPDTASTSPPASETFSGTITINNQSIIVTIENGILTLAAPPEGYVHKEDDMVSLKEHLGMKDHEDIVLLNYDSGTKSIGKISTLTVSSSSQQEEQRPGLSVSDSELALVDDCSLSELGTSLDSCPIIKQEAGVLCAVTEADLVTPSPKAPVADCDVGDFQSVPLVRSKKETVASFGCQEPGCCCTFDTRQKLKVHLLNHAEDPRPYQCIVEGCGWAFATSYKLKRHLQSHEKQRPHTCQFEGCGRRFTTVYNLKAHVKVHEQDNAFICEICSERFRSATRLTNHQRVHFEPQRPHKCEFPGCEKTFITFSALFSHNRTHFRETGHFTCTFPGCDKTYDKACRLKIHLRSHTGERPFLCDSEGCGWSFTSMSKLLRHKRKHEDDRRFVCTEEGCGKSFTRAEHLKGHSITHLGTKPFQCHAEGCNAKFSARSSLYIHSKKHKQDASTLRTRCPVANCSKHFSSRSSLKSHMLKHHHLSPDVLSQMETTPTLTPSSELISSTPATVAGPGIAGGDQLTNLDLSSLFSAVPGSAAPPAGPNGTFTMDLSLVSSGILTIDPSSVASALAAGASTTLAKAVDPLILAASAHLGPHPALEGTVGDVLPPQGTLNLDDVQTVVPEALGALSALSMQQPLSTLSVEPPTSLSAAPVAELLTSPSKVVEVGGPGAAGPLLDCVEGLGPQEGGKVLSPFVFPGPSSSFSCQKEQDAIAASAGGFLESGGSARTDYRAIQLAKKKKQRGPSASSGISGLSQRKNKAVKASMAPSGVGYGEGAAAANGGLTLRDPATVAQYVHIQLLQDDPASDGDLAFQLSSQPSSSHSQLTADLPVNILQEASVMTEDDNGSDNSQFTGSTINLQDLE, from the exons ATGGAAATCCAGGGGCTTGCTGGTGCCCAAAACATTCACTCTCAACATGGCGCCCTACACACAACCACTTTGTCTCCACTGCGATCAGCGACGATACCTTATTTTATTTCCACCGAAAATGAAACGGAGCTGCCGGAGCCACACAGTgacggcaacaacaacaacaccaggCCGAGGACATCACCGTTTCACCTATCGGCGGAAGATGGCAGCGGAGGAGCGGCTAGTTCGCCTAAATCAACCGACAAAACTAATTTACCGGGTAAGGGACCCAGTCTCGGAGTTTATAACGTGAACACGGAAAAGGAGAATGAGCTCGAAGCACTGCTTGGCTCGCAGGAGTTTATAAGGACTGCCTGGAAACACGGGGCAGAAAGCGGGGAGACTGTGATGCAAATGGCGCTGCCTCTGTTCGAAGGGGAAGAGGTCCCGATGCCGCCACAGCGGCACTTAACGTTGCCGTGTCCAGTTTTACGACAGCAGCGTGAGGACGGCGCTTTCAAGCAGCCCTCACCGGCCAGTTACTGCGCTGCTGCGCCGCCGGGGAGCTTCAACACGTTACACAGGGCAGACGAAACTCCTCAGGAActatatgttgtgtttaatgtcGTTCAAGAGGATGGCAACGGGGAAGCGAGCAAACACCGACCGGATGTGTCATCGGAATGTGGCGGTAAACACTATTTAGAGCGCTCTCCCGGTGGCTCAATGGAGGTGGCTAACAGCACTGAAGCAAATGACAACTTGAACTGTATTGATACCCAGGCCCTGAAAAAACCTCACCATGTTTTCAGTTTAATAAGCGACAACGGTAACGTGACTCATGCGAAACAGTCAGGCTATCACCACACCGTCGAAGACGTTGTTCTGACAAACAAATATGGCGATAAGATTTGTGGCCAGATTTGTACCGAAAACAATGAAAGTAAAGTGATCAGGGAGCTTTCGCCGCACTCCGGCGTTGACGAAAGCAGTGCCTTGATTTTAAGGAACTCTGGTGTCGAGGAAGCCATGGACACCTCGGAATTCATTGCAGACTCAACAGGGCTGCGGGACAGCGCAAACCCGGACACGGCCTCCACAAGTCCGCCTGCCAGTGAAACCTTTTCCGGGACTATAACAATAAACAACCAAAGCATCATAGTGACCATAGAAAACGGCATTCTGACTCTCGCTGCCCCGCCAGAGGGATATGTACACAAAGAGGATGACATGGTCAGTTTAAAGGAGCACCTAGGCATGAAAGACCATGAGGACATCGTCCTTCTCAACTACGACAGTGGGACTAAATCCATCGGGAAGATCAGCACTCTGACGGTGTCCAGCTCCAGCCAGCAGGAAGAGCAGCGGCCGGGTCTGTCCGTGAGTGACTCTGAGTTGGCTCTGGTGGATGACTGCTCATTATCAGAGCTGGGCACTTCTCTGGACTCCTGTCCCATCATCAAGCAGGAGGCAGGGGTGCTGTGTGCCGTAACAGAGGCGGATCTGGTCACTCCGTCCCCCAAAGCCCCCGTGGCAGACTGTGACGTTGGGGACTTCCAGTCTGTACCACTAGTACGGTCCAAGAAAGAGACTGTGGCCTCTTTTGGGTGCCAAGAGCCTGGCTGCTGCTGTACATTTGATACGCGTCAGAAACTTAAGGTTCACCTTCTGAATCATGCTGAGGACCCGCGGCCCTACCAGTGCATTGTAGAGGGCTGCGGCTGGGCTTTTGCCACCTCTTACAAGCTGAAGCGGCATCTTCAGTCCCATGAGAAGCAGCGGCCACACACCTGTCAGTTTGAAGGCTGTGGGCGGCGTTTCACCACTGTCTACAACCTAAAGGCTCATGTCAAAGTCCACGAGCAGGATAATGCCTTCATCTGCGAGATCTGCAGCGAGAGGTTTCGCAGTGCTACGCGACTCACCAATCACCAGAGGGTCCACTTCGAGCCACAGAGGCCCCACAAGTGTGAATTCCCAG GCTGTGAGAAAACCTTCATCACCTTCAGTGCCCTGTTCTCCCACAATCGCACTCACTTCAGGGAAACGGGCCATTTCACCTGCACCTTCCCAGGCTGCGACAAGACCTACGACAAGGCCTGTCGCCTCAAAATCCATCTGAGGAGTCACACTG GTGAGAGGCCGTTTCTTTGTGACTCGGAGGGCTGTGGCTGGTCCTTCACCAGCATGTCCAAGCTGCTCCGGCATAAACG GAAACATGAAGATGACCGTCGCTTTGTCTGTACAGAGGAGGGTTGTGGGAAATCCTTCACCCGGGCAGAGCACCTCAAGGGTCACAGTATCACCCACCTGGGCACCAAGCCCTTCCAGTGCCATGCAGAAG GCTGTAATGCCAAGTTCTCAGCACGCAGCAGCCTGTACATCCACTCCAAGAAGCACAAGCAAGATGCTAGCACCCTGCGGACACGCTGTCCCGTggccaactgctccaaacactTCTCATCCCGCAGCAGCCTGAAGAGCCACATGCTCAAACACCACCACCTCAGTCCTG ATGTTCTAAGCCAGATGGAGACCACGCCCACCCTGACTCCCAGCAGCGAGCTCATCAGCTCCACCCCGGCAACAGTTGCCGGGCCTGGTATTGCCGGGGGCGATCAGCTGACCAACCTGGACCTGAGCTCCCTGTTCTCGGCTGTGCCTGGCAGCGCTGCCCCTCCGGCTGGCCCTAATGGCACCTTCACCATGGACCTGTCCCTGGTCAGCTCAGGCATCCTCACCATCGACCCCTCCTCCGTCGCCTCCGCACTGGCTGCTGGCGCTAGCACCACACTGGCCAAAGCTGTGGACCCCCTCATCCTGGCAGCCAGCGCTCACCTGGGCCCCCACCCTGCTTTGGAAGGAACAGTGGGGGACGTTCTTCCACCCCAGGGTACTCTGAACCTGGATGATGTGCAGACTGTTGTCCCAGAGGCCCTGGGAGCCCTGAGTGCCCTCAGCATGCAGCAGCCACTCAGCACCCTGAGCGTGGAGCCCCCCACATCACTGTCAGCGGCCCCCGTCGCAGAGCTGCTTACCTCGCCCTCCAaggtggtggaggtggggggCCCGGGGGCAGCTGGGCCTCTGCTGGACTGTGTGGAGGGGCTGGGACCTCAGGAGGGAGGAAAGGTCCTGAGCCCGTTTGTGTTCCCCGGTcccagcagcagcttcagctgCCAGAAGGAGCAGGACGCCATCGCTGCATCAGCAGGGGGCTTCCTG GAGAGTGGAGGCTCCGCCAGGACTGACTACAGAGCCATCCAGCTggccaaaaagaagaagcaaagaGGTCCTTCAGCATCCTCTG GGATTTCAGGCTTGAGtcagagaaaaaataaagcagtaaaGGCGTCGATGGCTCCCTCTGGTGTTGGTTATGGtgaaggagctgcagcagccaATGGGGGCCTGACTCTGCGGGACCCCGCCACCGTGGCCCAGTACGTCCACATTCAGCTGCTGCAG GACGACCCAGCCAGCGACGGAGACCTGGCCTTCCAGCTGAGCTCGCAGCCCTCCAGCTCCCACTCCCAGCTCACTGCCGACCTGCCGGTCAACATCCTACAG GAAGCTTCAGTGATGACGGAGGACGACAACGGCTCAGACAACTCCCAGTTCACAGGAAGCACAATCAACCTGCAGGACCTGGAGTGA